GGGACCTGGCCTTCGCTTTATCGACAAAGACGGGAAGGTCATCTGGAGCGCACCGTAAGGGGACCTGGCACGTCACCGGAGATAGCAGCATGAAGTCCGTTTGCGGTATGGCTGCCTGCCTCGCCATCATGGGTGTGCTGGTCACCGGCGCGGACGGGGCTCCTTTGACGAATCTAAAGACACAACCCGAACGGCCTGGCCACCAGGAACCGGTAGACGGCGAACCGGCTACGGCGACCCCCCGGGTGGTCCGGGATGTTCTTGCCACCGCCGTGGTCGACCGAGAACCCGTACAGGTGCCCTCCCCCGTTCCCGCCGAGGTTGGTCGACTCTACTACTTTACCGAGGTTGTCGAGGTGGCCTGGCCGACGACCATCCTCCATCTTTAGTACTGGCGAAATCGCAATGTCAGTGTGGTCCTCCTCGAGGTCAACGGGCCGCGCTTCCGGACCTGGAGCTATAAGACCATTTCCCCAGCTTGGACCGGCGAGTGGCGGGTGGAGGCCCGTACGCCCGACGGCACGATTCTCTCCTCGAAAGCCTTCCTGGTCGAGCCTGCCGAGGGAACGGACGATGAAGGAACCGATCAAGAACGCTGAACAGCGCGCCGAGCAGCCATCACCGAAGGGGTGGCACCCGACCGGTGATTCCGCGGCTTGACACTGCTTGAGCAGCAGGGGATACTGATGGTCTCCTCCTAGCCCACATCCGGCAGAATCACTTTCGCTCCATGAGACATGAGAAAAGAGGCGTTTTCGGGTATGAAATGGCTCGGCAGGGCTTTTTGCTTTTCGAGCCGAGCACGATCACGGTGTGATCTGGGCAATTACAGTTCCAAAGAATAACGACGGATGTGCGAATCAAGACTCGATTAAGACTTGCTGTATTGATGGTGCTAGCCGTATCAATTGCTCTGCCAGCTTACGCCCAGGAGACATCGTGGAACGAGCTCAATGAAAAAGTTACAGCCCTGTATGAACAAGGACGATATGCAGAAGCAGCCACGATAGCGAAAGAAGCATTGAAGGTTGCAGAAGACACATTTGGTCCCGACCATCCCGCTGTGGCCACAGCCCTGAACAATCTGGCGGGGCTGTATCAAGTCCAGGAAAGGTATGCCGAAGCCGAGCCCCTGTACCAGCGGGCGCTGGGCATACGCGAAGAATCCCTCGGGCGAGAGGATCCCGCTGTGGCGACCCTCCTCAACAATCTCGCGGA
This genomic window from Candidatus Methylomirabilota bacterium contains:
- a CDS encoding DUF2914 domain-containing protein, with protein sequence MVLLEVNGPRFRTWSYKTISPAWTGEWRVEARTPDGTILSSKAFLVEPAEGTDDEGTDQER